cctgcagaggaactggctggcccctgggtgagacgggaggctggactggagggaccctccctggcctgacccagcagggctcttctgagggtcttctcaggggaaggcctcggcctctctgccctgtggctggccctgcaggggaactggctggcccctgggtgagacaggaggctggactggatggaccctccgtggtctgacccagcagggctctcttgatgttcttatgaggcaTCTCCCCCTTGTGATTTCTTCACAGGATTGCAACCTGGCACCAATGTTTGCATCCAAAATATGAAGGAGGATGAGGACAAATTCTGTTATTTAATGGACGTAAGTACCAATCCTCAGTCTGGTCTCAGGTCAGCTTGCAGGGATTGGAAAGACAATATGAGGTAATcaaagattgcccccccccccttttcatgaGACTCGCACATCTGAGAATTTAGATGAAGGATCCAGAGGAGACTCCTAATTGCTCCCCTGCTGCAACACGAGGACAAGAGACgcatgtttttgagagtcaaggcTCCGATAAAGAGCCCAaatcaaaaaggagaaaatatcctgacagAAACCAAAAGTCAAGTTCAAAATGAAGGGAATGCACTTAGGCCTCCATAGGGTAGAACACGGTATTAAAGTTGAGTACTAATCCTTATTGACTTTAAGATCCCAAGGCCTTTAGCATTGCCTCAGTAAAATCAATACATGCAGCCAAACTAATGCCCTTTGCCACCTTTATCAATGGCCGGGCATAACCTTAAAACAGCCTCCTTTACTGCAGCATCCTTTGGACAAAGGTTGGCTCCTACATGACCCTCGCAGGACACTGAAGGGGCTGAACTGGACCAGTGGCCTGCTTTGGAAACATTGtgattgttaggtgcgaagtcgtgtccgacccatcgtgaccccatggaaaatgatcctccaggccttcctgtcctctacaattccctggagtccatttaagtttgcaccgactgcttcagtgactccatccagccacctcattctctgtcgtccccttcttcttttgcccgtgatcgctcccagcattaggctcttctccagggagtccttccttctcatgaggtggccaaagtatttgagtttcatcttcaggatctggccttctaaagagcagtcagggttgatctcctctagtactgaccggtttgttcgccttgcagtccaagggactcgcaagagtcttctccagcaccagagttcaaaagcctcaattctttgatgctcggccttcctcatggtccaactttcgcagccatacattgcaactgggaagaccatagccttgactagacgcacttttgttggcaggctgatgtctctgcttcttaggatgctgtctagatttgccatagctttcctccccaggagcaagcgtcttttaatttctttgctgcagtccccacctgcagtgatcttggagcccaggaaaataaaatctgtcactttcttccccatctattgacCTCTAATAGAAACATTAGAGGCCCCCAACAGCTTTTTGGGGCCTCCTGGTCCACAGACTTCACTAAGGTCCTCAGCGGCCTGGGTATATTATATCCTTTTATATAAAGGGAGGGAtatgcttgctgggagggagggggaggaggacacATTGCCGGTGTCCAGGGGCTTATACAAAAGGACAAAATCCACTGTGCAAagacaggacaaaaaaaaaaatagtataaTGTGAAGACACGCTTTTATCAAATGCTTTGATAGCaccaacaatacattaaaatgttaCCAAGCTGTAGGGATGCCCTTGGAACTCCCAGAATCCAAACGAGGAACTGGTAAATCCTGCACTTCACTTGTCTTCCTTCCAGGGGAATGGAGCTCTGTAGTCTCAAGAAGAGCCATAATTCTGGAGGAtcaccaagtcccacctggaggctggcattcctagccctgtctcccagggttgccagctctgggttggaaaatacctgaaaatacctgggtgggatttggggtgggaaggggcctcaaTGGAGTATTAtgttatggagcccaccctcccaagcagcccttatctccaggggaactgacctctgcagcctggagatggaactgtaattccaggggatccccaggtcccgcctggaggctggcatctctatcatCTCCCTGTCTCTTTTTGAGCTGTGGCCACTGAGGCCTGCGTGAGCACAGGCGTAGCATTCTGTGGAAGCACAGCAGTCGAAGAAGAGGGTGCAGAGGgcgggtgtcaggatcagtgcctgttctctgccatgagtTTTATACTAACCTAAGTACCTCCATGTTTTCTTAGCCTTAGTTTTACCTTTTGCTTTTGGGTCTCTGTGTAACCTTGGCCCATTCTATTTAGCTGTCTGGCTGAAaacgaaacctgtctgctgtgtatttgttatcatgatttgctgtgaactatttgtcttttgaacccggCCGGCAAGGCCTGTTCTGTGTAACAATAAtggttatcttgtcagtgggcgccaagcagtccaaggacgcgccagaagtaacactccctggctaATTGCCCGGCCGGGCACCTggagctcttctccctcccccctgggaaccttcaagttttgggtgggagaattctcttgaaaaggggtTGCATTTGTAAtgtttggcagatttgacttcgctagttatgGTGACTGAAGTAACtttgcaataaagctttcttattacagaAGTACGTTGTGAGTTCTTCTAGCGCTTGACAGCGGGGAGAACAGTGAGACTGAGGGGGAGAATCCTCTGCCGGCATTGACAGCTCTGTCCTGCCCCTCTGCAGGTGTCCAAAGATAAAAAAGAGGAACAGGGAGAGAAGCACTGCGCTGAAGGAAAGAACATTCAGATACCTAACTGCGAAATGGGTGGTGATGCCATAATTCATATCTTCATCAATATCACAGATGTGGCGAGGATAATGGAGCAATCGCTCTCCGAAAAGCACTCTGAGGTGAGTTATTGGGGGCTTGCTATTTTATCTTCGGTCTCCGCTGGGGATGGTTCGATTATTCCTGGAAGCCCCCCTGAACCAAGAGGGAAGGCAGAGGGGGGCAAATGTGGGGATAGATAATATGTATTTACTGATGAattatacaatatttatttatttgaaacatttgttgGCCGTTGTTCTTCATTACGGCGGCATCTTACAgacatctttaacacttagctgggTTTAATATTTGCGCAGaggcctcctgggcggagccaGTCCCGCCTCTGCTTCCGGTCCCACGGGCCAATCAGCACGGAGGGCTGGCTTCCTTTCCCAGCCTGTGGCCATGAGAGGCAATTCCGCTTAATCCTTAGGCCGCCCGGTGGGTCCTTTTCCCCACCATTGTAGGAGGCTGCGCCCTGCTTTCCAGCGGTGCTCAGTCAGCGGTGAGCAGTTGGGCCGGGGTCTGGTGAGTGTGGGCGGCTTCAACCACTCCTCTGCAGAGGAGGGCCGGGGGAGACTGAGCTGCCCGGCCCCAGAGGTCAGGCACTCTGTgggagccctcctgcctgccacacctttcaaaacccatttttacaatgggctttgatactagtaaaccCTATAAAAACACACCCCATGGTAGCACCACTGAGGGGAGATGATGCTGGAACCATGTGACCAAATGCGGCGGCTGCTTGCAAAATGTATTCTTAAGtggttttattatttaaatggtGTATATTCCATTACATTCGCTGTTCGCTGTTgttcaccgccctgagccgtCTTGCCAAGAGGGAAGCACACAAattaaatccataaataaataaaacagaattaatcaggtaaaaaaaatcttctgccaaggattctcgccccttatgtggagcAGACTCCACAGGGGAGGGGGTTGGCCTGGCCCGGCTCTGAGCAGCACTCACCACGCCTctgctgctgcccatcttctgagGCCGTTCCCACTCTCCTGACCAAGACAGGGAGCCTGGGCTGAAAAGAatacaattaattttaatagggacgaatgtaaagttctgcatttaggtagggaaaaccaaaTGCATcgctataggatgggggagacttgtcttggcagtagtacatgcgaaaaggatctgggggtcttagcagaccagacgctggacatgagtcagcagtgtgactcggtggctaaaaaggcaaatgggattttgagctgtattaaaagaaatatagtgtccagatcacgggaggggatGGTATCACTTTaatccactctggttagacctcgcttggagaccaagtcgtatgaggaaaggttgggggagcttggtctgtttaggctggagagaagacgactgagaggtgataggataaccatcttccaaacttgaagggttgtcacatagaggagggcgcagaattgttttctgttggccaaggagttggaccagaaccaatgggttgaaactaaTTCAAACGAATTTTCGgcttaacatccagaagatgttcctgacaactagagcggtttctcagtggaacaggcttcctcaggaggtggtgggttcacccaTTTTCCGTCTTTCGTGTTTTCTCATGGCAGGAAACAGGTGCTTTCCACACCTGGTCTCCTTTGCTCGATTGCACGTATCTAGGGTTCCCACCTCTGGCTTGGGACAGAACTGGAGGCTTTGGAATCagagtcaggagtgggcagggtttgggccaGGACAGGACctcggtggagtataatgctgtagactttgccctcccaagcagccattccctccaggggaacagatctctgcagtctggagaggagttataATTCTCAGAGAGCTCCAGTCCTCACCTGGGAGTGGGTTACttcatctccaggccccacctgggagctggcaGACCTGGTGTCGAGATGCCCTCCCAATTCTCAGTAAGAGGATAATGAGGCCAGTCGACTTTtcaaggctgttgtaaggatcAGAACAACAGCACAGGCTTGCAGGATCTCTGAGCACAGGCGGGGCTATGGAAGCTTAAGATGCCCCATCTTTGCTCACATGCATTCCTCCACTGGGTTAACattaaggggaccagattttaacattgggaaagtgggacaccattgaccgggggggggggggaggtcttgattaaaaatttggtctatatggagcaacaaaaatgtttatagtacgcatagaacacaaaaatagtattataatatatatttttttacttgcaacataagtacaatttgccaggtgcccccagatgtcccttcaaaagtgggacaatcttggTCACCTTAGTTAAAATGAATCTTCATAGGGAGGATCCCAAAATATTAGTAACGTTCACCTCATGGATGGCCCAGAAGGAAAAATTATGACGTACAGCACAAACCTCACGAAATGTAAGAATGAGGACCGGAGTGACTGCAAGACCTATTCTGCTGATGTAAGTAGTGATCCAGAGCTGgaaaggccatctagaccaaccccttgcaccatgcaagaaattcacagctGACCCCAAAGTGTCAATGGGGTTTAGCCTGGGCATG
The nucleotide sequence above comes from Paroedura picta isolate Pp20150507F chromosome 4, Ppicta_v3.0, whole genome shotgun sequence. Encoded proteins:
- the LOC143836608 gene encoding uncharacterized protein LOC143836608, which codes for MENIMQQSLSVVDDNMCSLLQSTFEGIAGEALGGVVSKGLQPGTNVCIQNMKEDEDKFCYLMDVSKDKKEEQGEKHCAEGKNIQIPNCEMGGDAIIHIFINITDVARIMEQSLSEKHSEGGSQNISNVHLMDGPEGKIMTYSTNLTKCKNEDRSDCKTYSADCSTGMTMAPEGNELVITSTTEGCNKDTQPEPHLYDKESVCHETSCKLKGVRLPMPMNIGVVVKFQVKNCQNWMHFEMSSPLSGGN